In Gemmatimonadaceae bacterium, the following proteins share a genomic window:
- a CDS encoding cytochrome c: MPSSRPGSIPLVPLLGIATLTIAGVVLASPNGPLGAHRADPTFAKDVAPIVYHNCAMCHRPGGQGPFSLLDYDSAADHVDEIRDAVKTGAMPPWHAEGPHGVFRNDRRLSDADKQTILDWIDAGAKAGDAKDLPPKPVYPTSWSIGTPDAIVEMPESFHVPASGTIEYQYFQVPTGFTEDKWIQAMEFMPGARQVVHHILVYAYTPPQPGAQQQSAPTAPPPGTPRPQPLFLRNPAYRQQPEPPRQDTLHAPPRQLGTLIGGTAPGTNVMEFAKGTALKIRAGTVLTFQMHYTAKGHDMMDRSKVGFKFAAEPPNEEISMAAFTNGSFTIPAGGKDSVPSEITATQPVRIWGLLPHTHLRGVKWRYTLEKPDGTSEVVLDVPHYDFNWQTYYLFDKPLEIPAGAKLKSMAWYDNSVANKHNPDPTKDVHWGDQTWEEMQYTGFLYSVPSRNLKKSGTTQH, from the coding sequence ATGCCGTCGTCCCGCCCCGGTTCGATCCCCCTCGTTCCATTGCTCGGTATCGCGACGCTGACGATCGCCGGTGTCGTGCTCGCTTCTCCCAACGGACCACTCGGTGCGCACCGCGCCGACCCAACGTTCGCCAAGGACGTGGCGCCCATCGTCTACCACAATTGCGCGATGTGTCATCGCCCCGGCGGCCAGGGTCCGTTCTCGCTGCTCGACTACGACAGCGCGGCGGATCACGTCGACGAGATCAGGGACGCCGTGAAGACCGGCGCAATGCCGCCCTGGCATGCCGAGGGTCCGCATGGTGTTTTCCGCAACGATCGTCGCTTGAGCGATGCGGACAAGCAGACGATTCTCGACTGGATCGATGCGGGAGCCAAGGCCGGCGACGCGAAGGATCTCCCGCCCAAGCCCGTATATCCCACGAGCTGGTCGATCGGCACACCGGACGCGATCGTCGAGATGCCCGAGTCGTTCCATGTACCGGCGAGCGGCACGATCGAGTATCAGTACTTTCAGGTGCCGACGGGATTCACCGAAGACAAGTGGATTCAGGCGATGGAATTCATGCCCGGCGCGCGGCAAGTCGTGCATCACATTCTCGTCTACGCCTACACGCCGCCGCAGCCGGGCGCGCAGCAACAATCCGCGCCGACGGCCCCGCCACCCGGTACGCCGCGTCCGCAGCCGCTGTTCTTGCGCAATCCCGCGTATCGGCAGCAGCCCGAGCCACCGCGCCAGGACACGCTTCACGCACCGCCGCGGCAACTCGGCACCTTGATCGGCGGCACCGCGCCCGGCACGAACGTGATGGAATTCGCAAAGGGCACCGCGCTCAAGATTCGCGCGGGCACGGTCCTCACGTTCCAGATGCACTACACGGCGAAGGGGCACGACATGATGGATCGCTCGAAGGTGGGCTTCAAGTTCGCGGCGGAGCCACCGAACGAAGAGATCTCGATGGCGGCGTTCACGAATGGATCCTTCACGATCCCAGCGGGCGGCAAGGACTCGGTTCCGTCCGAGATCACCGCGACGCAGCCCGTGCGCATCTGGGGCTTGCTGCCGCACACGCATCTGCGCGGCGTGAAGTGGCGCTACACGCTCGAGAAGCCCGACGGCACGAGCGAAGTCGTGCTCGACGTGCCGCACTACGACTTCAACTGGCAGACGTACTACCTGTTCGACAAGCCGCTCGAGATTCCCGCTGGGGCCAAGCTCAAGTCGATGGCGTGGTACGACAACTCGGTGGCGAACAAGCACAATCCCGATCCCACGAAGGACGTGCACTGGGGCGACCAGACGTGGGAAGAGATGCAGTACACGGGGTTTTTGTATAGTGTGCCGAGCAGGAACTTGAAGAAGAGCGGTACGACGCAGCATTGA
- a CDS encoding helix-turn-helix domain-containing protein, producing MSRRIGILGFENLQALDLVGPADVFCSDALSVPEFAVDGEPPYELVVIGVDSKHFTASNGVAFTARHVIPTSTELDTLIVPGGSGLRAGGLAERVAKWVSGRATNIRRIASVCTGIYGLAPTGLLDGRDVATHWGFADDVQRRFPKLRVDRDALFHKADRFYTSAGISAGIDLALAMIEEDLGPEAALAVAREMVVYLKRSGGQNQYSEPLRFQVESSDRFADIAAWIPTHLRADLSVEALAQRACLSVRQFSRAFKDRFQVTPAVFVEEARLTEACRRLAARRSSVEAVARSVGYASDDAFRRAFERRFGVSPKHYRSRFDLVSKPFM from the coding sequence ATGTCGCGTCGCATTGGCATCCTTGGCTTCGAGAATCTTCAGGCGCTCGACCTCGTCGGCCCCGCGGACGTGTTCTGCTCCGACGCGCTGTCGGTGCCCGAATTCGCCGTCGACGGCGAGCCGCCGTACGAGCTCGTCGTGATCGGCGTCGACTCCAAGCACTTCACCGCGAGTAACGGCGTCGCGTTCACGGCGCGTCACGTGATTCCAACCAGTACCGAGCTCGATACGCTCATCGTCCCCGGCGGGAGCGGACTTCGCGCGGGCGGGCTGGCCGAGCGCGTAGCGAAATGGGTGAGCGGGCGAGCGACGAACATTCGGCGAATCGCGAGCGTGTGCACGGGGATCTATGGACTCGCACCGACCGGCCTCCTCGACGGCCGCGACGTCGCGACGCATTGGGGATTTGCCGACGACGTGCAGCGCCGATTTCCGAAGCTGCGCGTCGATCGCGACGCGCTCTTTCACAAGGCCGATCGCTTTTATACGTCGGCGGGCATCTCGGCCGGAATCGACCTCGCGCTGGCGATGATCGAAGAAGACCTGGGTCCGGAAGCCGCGCTCGCCGTCGCGCGCGAGATGGTCGTGTATCTCAAGCGCTCGGGCGGACAGAATCAGTACTCCGAGCCGCTGCGCTTTCAGGTCGAATCCAGCGATCGGTTCGCCGACATCGCCGCGTGGATTCCCACGCACCTGCGGGCGGATCTGTCCGTCGAGGCGCTCGCCCAGCGCGCCTGCCTGAGCGTTCGACAATTCTCGCGCGCGTTCAAGGATCGCTTCCAGGTCACGCCGGCGGTCTTCGTCGAGGAAGCGCGTCTCACGGAGGCCTGCCGCCGGCTCGCGGCTCGACGGTCGAGCGTGGAGGCCGTCGCGCGCTCGGTGGGATACGCGAGCGACGACGCGTTTCGCCGCGCCTTCGAGCGGCGCTTCGGAGTGTCGCCCAAACACTACCGCAGCCGATTCGACCTCGTCAGCAAACCGTTCATGTAA
- a CDS encoding ABC transporter permease — MFEDSRYALRTLRRSPAYSLAAILTIGLGIAASTAIFSMVDGVLLRRLPIGAGNRLVHLTQPSTQSPDEGFSVLEVRALAANTQTFSGVAEYHSMSFQLYGHGEPLRVQTGVVSDKFFDLLGVKPLLGRTFLPGEEAVGAPPVVVLTHTFWMEQFHGDPSIIGAKFTMNDKVHTVVGVLPPIPSYPNNDAMFMPAGACPFRSAPVMLNDYGMRMVGAFAVLKPGVSLERAQTELAALGGRFHTVHQEAYPAPQRFHFVAESARDEMTARAKPILLLLLATAAFLLLAAVANVANLSLSRQMRRAREMAVRVALGAGSSVVYRQLALESLYVSIAGGVLGVGLAASGIGLLRATATRLTPRAGEIGMSVPVFTFALLLCVLCALLIAAVPFVQSARGANIADALRQGNTGAMASRGEHRMRNVLVVAQVALAVVMLIGAGLIGRSLLELRRVDAGIDVSNVLTARLSLNFTKYRTAKSTRDFADATLDRLTGMPGISSVALASTLPLANARAQDIHFQIEGVTGAATTGTPHSDATLVSPGYFKTVGIPLIRGRDFTRADRDTVMPLAIVSQRLARNYWHGRDPVGTRISPDSGKTWLTVVGVVGDVRVTGLDKDVTDEIYLPIVSQGAGDLRVFLRTTGAVPPVTKALRAAIHDIDPQQPVSSVQTLEEVKGAQLAEPRLTTTLLTVFSIVALVLTATGLAGVIGYGVTQRLPEIAIRLALGSSGRRVLLLVMRQGLTIVAVGLVLGVGVAMATGRLVTKLLFNVTPTDTLTYMSVVILILATAAVACFLPSRRALRADPAQVFRGG; from the coding sequence ATGTTCGAAGACTCACGATACGCGCTGCGTACGCTGCGCCGATCGCCGGCGTATAGCCTGGCGGCAATCCTCACCATCGGCCTTGGGATCGCCGCGAGCACGGCCATCTTCAGCATGGTCGACGGTGTGCTGCTGCGTCGCCTGCCGATTGGCGCGGGCAACCGCCTGGTGCATCTGACGCAGCCCTCGACGCAGTCGCCCGACGAAGGGTTCTCGGTGCTCGAGGTTCGTGCGCTCGCCGCCAACACGCAAACGTTTAGCGGCGTGGCGGAGTATCACAGCATGTCCTTTCAGTTATACGGGCATGGTGAACCGCTTCGCGTGCAGACCGGCGTCGTGTCCGACAAGTTCTTCGATCTGCTTGGCGTGAAGCCGTTGCTCGGCCGCACGTTCCTGCCGGGCGAGGAAGCAGTGGGTGCGCCGCCGGTCGTCGTGCTGACGCACACGTTCTGGATGGAACAGTTTCACGGCGATCCGTCGATCATCGGGGCGAAGTTCACGATGAACGACAAGGTGCACACGGTGGTCGGGGTCTTGCCGCCGATACCCAGCTATCCGAACAACGACGCGATGTTCATGCCCGCCGGGGCGTGCCCATTCCGTTCGGCGCCGGTCATGCTGAACGACTACGGCATGCGGATGGTCGGCGCGTTCGCGGTGCTCAAGCCTGGTGTCTCGCTCGAGCGCGCGCAGACGGAGCTCGCCGCGCTCGGCGGACGTTTTCACACGGTGCACCAGGAAGCGTACCCGGCGCCGCAGCGTTTTCATTTCGTCGCCGAGTCGGCGCGCGATGAGATGACTGCGCGGGCGAAACCAATTCTGCTCTTGCTCCTGGCGACGGCGGCGTTTCTGCTGCTGGCCGCGGTGGCGAACGTCGCGAACCTGAGCCTGTCGCGCCAAATGCGCCGCGCGCGAGAGATGGCGGTTCGCGTCGCACTCGGTGCGGGGAGCTCGGTCGTCTATCGTCAACTGGCGCTCGAGAGCTTGTACGTCTCGATCGCCGGGGGCGTGCTCGGCGTGGGACTCGCGGCGTCGGGGATCGGATTGCTGCGCGCCACCGCGACGCGTCTCACGCCGCGTGCCGGTGAGATCGGCATGAGCGTTCCGGTATTCACGTTCGCTCTCTTGCTGTGCGTGCTCTGCGCGTTGCTCATCGCGGCGGTGCCGTTCGTCCAATCGGCGCGCGGCGCGAACATCGCCGACGCCTTGAGACAGGGGAATACGGGCGCGATGGCGTCGCGCGGCGAGCATCGCATGCGCAACGTGCTCGTCGTCGCGCAAGTCGCGCTCGCCGTGGTGATGTTGATCGGCGCGGGCTTGATCGGCCGCAGTCTCTTGGAATTGCGGCGCGTCGACGCGGGCATCGACGTCAGCAACGTGCTCACGGCGCGGTTGTCGCTCAACTTCACGAAGTATCGCACGGCGAAGTCGACGCGCGATTTCGCCGACGCCACGCTCGATCGGCTCACCGGCATGCCCGGCATTTCGTCGGTCGCGCTCGCGAGCACGCTGCCGTTGGCGAATGCACGCGCGCAGGACATTCACTTTCAGATCGAGGGTGTGACGGGCGCGGCGACGACTGGTACGCCGCATTCGGATGCGACCCTCGTGAGTCCCGGCTACTTCAAGACCGTCGGTATTCCTCTCATTCGCGGCCGTGATTTCACACGCGCCGATCGAGATACGGTTATGCCTCTGGCGATCGTCAGCCAACGTCTCGCCAGGAACTATTGGCACGGGCGCGATCCTGTTGGGACGCGCATCAGTCCCGACAGCGGCAAGACGTGGCTCACGGTGGTTGGCGTAGTTGGCGACGTCCGCGTCACCGGATTGGACAAGGATGTGACGGACGAGATCTACCTTCCGATCGTGAGTCAGGGCGCCGGCGACCTGCGTGTATTCCTGCGGACGACGGGTGCCGTGCCGCCGGTGACCAAGGCATTGCGCGCGGCGATTCACGACATCGATCCGCAGCAGCCCGTGTCGTCGGTGCAGACGCTGGAAGAAGTGAAGGGAGCGCAGTTGGCGGAGCCGAGGTTGACGACCACGCTCTTGACCGTGTTCTCGATTGTGGCGCTGGTGTTGACGGCGACCGGCCTCGCGGGAGTGATCGGTTACGGGGTGACGCAGCGCCTGCCGGAGATCGCCATTCGTCTGGCGTTGGGCTCGAGCGGACGAAGGGTGTTGCTGCTCGTGATGCGGCAGGGCCTCACCATTGTCGCGGTGGGACTCGTGCTCGGCGTCGGCGTGGCGATGGCGACCGGGCGGCTGGTGACGAAGCTGCTGTTCAACGTCACACCGACCGATACGCTGACATATATGAGTGTTGTAATACTCATTCTGGCAACGGCGGCGGTTGCGTGCTTTCTCCCGTCGCGGCGCGCGTTGCGGGCGGATCCCGCGCAGGTGTTTCGGGGTGGGTGA
- a CDS encoding SGNH/GDSL hydrolase family protein — protein MFARRVGRFAVLVGVVLSGRLAAQQPPNPDWPNLQKYRQANAELPPPAAGEQRVVFMGNSITEAWAPFFAQLFPGKPYVGRGISGQTTPQMLIRFRQDVIALKPAVVVILAGTNDIAGNTGPSTLEMIEDNIASMTEIAQANGIHVVLASVLPVFDYPWKRGLEPAPKVIALNTWIKAYASRVHAAYADFHSAMADEHGGMREGLSRDGVHPTEAGYRVMAPIVEAAIGEALKSS, from the coding sequence ATGTTCGCTCGCCGTGTGGGCCGGTTCGCGGTGCTGGTCGGGGTCGTCCTCTCGGGCCGCCTTGCCGCGCAGCAGCCGCCCAACCCTGATTGGCCCAACCTCCAGAAGTACCGGCAGGCGAACGCCGAGCTGCCGCCGCCCGCCGCGGGAGAGCAGCGTGTGGTGTTCATGGGCAACTCGATCACCGAGGCCTGGGCGCCGTTCTTCGCGCAGCTTTTTCCCGGCAAGCCGTACGTCGGTCGCGGGATCAGCGGCCAGACCACCCCGCAGATGCTGATTCGCTTTCGCCAGGACGTGATCGCGCTCAAGCCCGCCGTCGTGGTGATTCTCGCGGGGACGAACGACATCGCCGGCAACACGGGCCCGTCGACGCTCGAGATGATCGAGGACAACATCGCGTCGATGACCGAGATCGCGCAGGCCAACGGCATTCACGTCGTGCTCGCGTCGGTGCTGCCGGTGTTCGACTATCCCTGGAAGCGCGGTCTCGAGCCGGCGCCCAAGGTGATCGCGCTCAACACGTGGATCAAGGCGTACGCGTCGCGGGTGCACGCGGCGTATGCCGATTTTCATTCCGCGATGGCCGACGAGCATGGCGGCATGCGCGAAGGGCTGTCGCGCGACGGAGTGCATCCCACGGAAGCGGGGTATCGGGTCATGGCGCCGATCGTTGAGGCGGCGATTGGGGAGGCGCTCAAGTCATCCTGA
- a CDS encoding TonB-dependent receptor, translating to MRIPLFRRLVFAAQIALPFAVGAAQQAKQPDRAKVAATYSVAGTVADQDGNAVPDAEVSVLEHDTRARHVRSDSAGRFQFSGLVSNPAVLSVRHFGFAPRELSVTIPDATHRASIVVTLDPSAAEIDGMSVTGQADRDDERLRAFNERRATNSFGKYIDEERIRQRRPQFISELLREVPGVSAFPGRLGNTVRIRGCAPLVWLDGVRLPGAQIDDVARPPDIAGIEIYSSFAGIPSQYFDRSATCGTILVWTKAK from the coding sequence ATGCGCATCCCGTTGTTTCGCCGGCTGGTCTTCGCGGCGCAGATCGCCTTACCGTTTGCGGTCGGTGCGGCCCAGCAAGCGAAACAACCGGATCGCGCGAAGGTCGCGGCAACGTATTCGGTGGCGGGCACCGTGGCGGACCAGGACGGCAACGCGGTGCCGGACGCCGAGGTCAGCGTGCTCGAACACGACACGCGCGCTCGGCACGTCCGATCCGATTCCGCGGGCCGCTTTCAGTTCAGCGGATTGGTCTCGAACCCCGCGGTGCTCAGCGTTCGTCATTTCGGTTTCGCGCCGCGCGAGCTGTCGGTGACGATTCCTGACGCGACGCATCGCGCCTCGATCGTCGTGACGCTGGATCCGAGCGCCGCGGAGATCGACGGCATGTCGGTCACCGGCCAAGCCGATCGCGACGACGAGCGATTGCGCGCATTCAACGAGCGGCGCGCGACGAACAGCTTCGGCAAGTACATCGACGAGGAGCGCATTCGCCAGCGGCGACCGCAATTCATTAGCGAACTCTTACGCGAAGTGCCCGGCGTGAGCGCCTTCCCGGGCCGCCTCGGCAACACGGTGCGGATTCGCGGCTGTGCGCCACTCGTCTGGCTCGACGGCGTGCGCCTGCCCGGCGCGCAAATCGACGACGTCGCGCGTCCGCCCGACATCGCGGGGATCGAGATCTACAGCTCGTTCGCGGGAATTCCGTCGCAGTATTTCGATCGCTCGGCGACGTGTGGGACGATTCTAGTTTGGACTAAGGCGAAGTAG
- a CDS encoding SusD/RagB family nutrient-binding outer membrane lipoprotein, with translation MTNKTKLFALVAGLGLVAAGCNNDKLTSINVNPNSPEDVPATSLFTEAARLSVSRYMGNGYDLRGIEWVTQHLAEVQYPDEDDYKRLLAAAGTTSGWFDPAYSSELEDLKKVVDKGTAANNPGVTAPAMILRTWVFSYLTNTFGDIPYFSALQGDSAGATFTPKYDAQKDIYADFFKVLDAASKSLASASNSLGSADPIYGGSPAKWQKFANSLRLRLAMQLVNVDPTTASQQVQAALAAPGGVFTSNADMAVFNWPGDGVYNNPWSGNFQTRDDHRMSQTFMNILLATNDPRMPIWAQPTVADPTKYAGMPNGLTQSTAQPYFNTSSRPGKIFWPSVNSAGVTGGTGEKTPTYILTYAEVSFLEAEAAARGIGGLSAGQAQSFYNAGVTASMTQWGVTDASKISTFLSAPSIAYQSGVAGESQIAQQEWVALFTDGGQAWALWRRTCVPNTLKPGPFAIINTVPRRMQYSTNEYALNASQVKAAITQMGGDDVFTTRMYWDKNPTAAPTYTTGCGTR, from the coding sequence ATGACGAATAAGACGAAACTCTTCGCGCTCGTCGCCGGCCTCGGTCTGGTCGCGGCGGGCTGCAACAACGACAAGCTCACGTCCATCAACGTGAACCCGAACAGCCCGGAGGACGTCCCCGCCACGTCGCTGTTCACGGAGGCCGCGCGCCTCTCGGTGTCGCGCTACATGGGGAACGGCTACGACCTGCGCGGCATCGAGTGGGTCACGCAGCATCTCGCCGAAGTGCAATATCCCGACGAAGACGACTACAAGCGTCTGCTCGCGGCGGCCGGCACCACGTCGGGATGGTTCGATCCCGCGTATTCGAGCGAGCTCGAGGACTTGAAGAAAGTCGTCGACAAGGGCACGGCGGCGAACAATCCGGGCGTCACCGCGCCGGCAATGATCCTGCGCACCTGGGTGTTCTCGTATCTCACGAACACCTTCGGCGACATTCCGTATTTCAGCGCGCTGCAGGGCGACAGCGCGGGTGCGACATTCACGCCGAAGTACGACGCGCAGAAGGACATCTACGCCGATTTCTTCAAGGTGCTCGATGCCGCGTCGAAGTCGCTGGCGAGCGCGTCGAACTCGCTCGGCAGCGCCGATCCGATTTACGGCGGATCGCCCGCGAAGTGGCAGAAGTTCGCCAACTCGCTGCGCCTGCGTCTCGCGATGCAGCTCGTGAACGTCGATCCGACGACGGCGTCGCAGCAGGTGCAAGCGGCGCTGGCGGCGCCGGGCGGCGTGTTCACGTCGAACGCCGACATGGCGGTCTTCAACTGGCCGGGCGACGGCGTCTACAACAATCCCTGGTCGGGCAATTTCCAGACGCGCGACGACCATCGGATGTCGCAGACGTTCATGAACATCCTGCTCGCGACGAATGATCCGCGGATGCCGATCTGGGCGCAGCCCACGGTCGCCGATCCGACGAAGTACGCGGGCATGCCGAACGGGCTCACGCAGTCGACGGCGCAGCCGTACTTCAACACCAGCTCACGCCCCGGCAAGATCTTCTGGCCGTCCGTGAACTCGGCCGGCGTGACCGGCGGTACGGGTGAAAAGACGCCGACGTACATCCTCACGTACGCGGAAGTGTCGTTCCTCGAGGCCGAAGCCGCGGCGCGTGGCATCGGCGGCTTGAGCGCGGGCCAGGCGCAAAGCTTCTACAACGCCGGAGTCACCGCCTCGATGACGCAGTGGGGCGTGACCGATGCGTCGAAGATCAGCACGTTCCTCTCCGCGCCGAGCATTGCGTATCAGAGCGGCGTCGCGGGAGAGTCGCAGATCGCGCAGCAAGAGTGGGTCGCGCTGTTCACGGACGGCGGCCAGGCGTGGGCATTGTGGCGCCGCACGTGTGTGCCGAATACGCTCAAGCCGGGTCCGTTCGCGATCATCAACACGGTGCCGCGCCGCATGCAGTACTCGACAAACGAGTACGCGTTGAACGCGAGCCAGGTGAAGGCCGCGATCACACAGATGGGCGGCGACGACGTCTTCACGACGCGGATGTACTGGGACAAGAATCCGACGGCGGCGCCGACGTATACGACGGGGTGTGGGACGCGGTAG